From Chiloscyllium punctatum isolate Juve2018m chromosome 36, sChiPun1.3, whole genome shotgun sequence, the proteins below share one genomic window:
- the LOC140460420 gene encoding uncharacterized protein encodes MENPEESHPVEKPWKCGDCGKGFRVPSALEIHQRSHTTERPFSCTECRKGFTQASTLLRHQQVHTGERPFSCPECRKGFTQAASMLRHQRRHTGERPFRCPECGKGFTRASILLTHQRVHTGERPFPCPECGKAFSNSSHLLTHQRVHTRERPFSCPKCGKGFSQVGTLRKHQLLHTGERPFSCPECWKAFSDSSALLRHQLVHTGEWPFRCPECGKGFSDSSNLQTHRRVHTGERPFSCPECGKAFSDSSNLQTHRRVHTGERPFSCLECGKAFGDSSALLTHRRVHTGERPFSCPDCGKAFSKSSDLLKHQRVHTGERPFSCPECGKAFSYSSALLAHRRVHTGERPFSCPECGKAFSSSSYRLNHQRVHTGERPFSCLECGKAFSNSSNLLTHRRVHTGERPFSCPECGKAFNSSSHLLTHQRVHTGERPFPCTVCGKAFSNSSNQLNHQRVHTGEKPFTCSRCGKGFTRSFNLRSHQRVHMPLQED; translated from the exons ATGGAGAATCCCGAGGAATCTCACCctgtggagaaaccgtggaagtgtggcgactgtggaaaaggcttccgtgtcccgtctgccctggagattcatcagcgcagtcacaccacggagaggccattctcctgcacCGAGTGCAGGAAGGGTTTTACTCAGGCTTctaccctgctgaggcaccagcaggtccacacaggggagaggccattctcctgccctgagtgcaggaagggctttacccaggctgCCTCcatgctgaggcaccagcggcgccacacaggggagaggcccttcaggtgccctgagtgtgggaagggctttacccgggCCTCcatcctgctgacccaccagcgggtccacacaggagagaggccattcccctgccccgaatgcgggaaggccttcagcaattcctcccaccttctgacccaccagcgtgtccacacgcgggagaggcccttcagctgtcccaagtgtgggaagggattcagtcaAGTGGGCaccttgcggaagcaccagctgctccacaccggggagaggcccttcagctgccccgagtgctgGAAAGCTTTCAGCGATTcttctgccctgctgaggcatcagctggtccacacgggggagtGGCCTTTCAggtgccccgagtgcgggaagggctttagcGATTCCTCCAATCTCcagacccaccggcgggtccacacgggggagaggcccttcagttgtcctgagtgcgggaaggccttcagcgattcctctaATCTCcagacccaccggcgggtccacacgggggagaggcccttcagttgcctcgagtgcgggaag GCCTTCGgtgattcctctgccctactgacccaccggcgggtccacacaggagaaaggcccttcagctgtcctgactgcgggaaggccttcagcaaatcCTCTGACttgctgaagcaccagcgggtccacacgggggagaggccgttctcctgcccagagtgtgggaaggccttcagctattcctctgccctgctggcCCAcaggcgggtccacaccggggaaaggcccttcagctgccccgagtgtgggaaggccttcagcagttcctcctACAGGCTGAACCACCAACGGGTCCACACGGGTGAAAGGCCTTTCAGCTGCTTAGAGTGCGGGAAAGCCTTCAGCaactcctccaacctgctgacccaccggcgtgtccacacaggggagagacccttcagctgccccgagtgcgggaaggccttcaacagttcctcccacctgctgacccatcagcgggtccacacgggggagaggccgttcccctgcacagtgtgcgggaaggccttcagcaattcctccaaccagctgaaccaccagcgggtccacacgggcgAGAAGCCCTTCACCTGCTCTCGGTGTGGGAAGGGTTTCACCCGCTCCTTCAACCTGCGGagccaccagcgagttcacatgcCATTGCAGGAGGATTGA